The Branchiostoma floridae strain S238N-H82 chromosome 17, Bfl_VNyyK, whole genome shotgun sequence genome has a window encoding:
- the LOC118405082 gene encoding seed lectin-like, with translation MDYKGYFYIMSRQTGMVLDVYEANTASSTPIIVYPKKTEGAENQLWRYNSETGELESRLNGYRIDVSGGSAYNSASIINYPENNAVNQKWYFRDDGSIESGLGKQWVLDVQGADTNAGTKIILYERKDGGPSINQQFDVVPYVPADGFFYIRSALNDCYLQIKDGSDLTSAPICIGNRADGDRKFQRWKYNKETSAICSELNDYAIDVRQANAANSAEIISYPCHGGNNQGWTFEKNGSIVSGMGSTWVLDDAAGGGAGTNVILYTWHGGKNQQWYISTE, from the exons ATGGATTACAAG GGGTATTTCTACATCATGAGCCGGCAGACCGGCATGGTCCTTGACGTGTACGAGGCCAACACCGCGTCCTCCACCCCCATCATCGTCTATCCCAAGAAGACCGAGGGGGCCGAGAACCAGCTCTGGAGGTACAACTCGGAG ACTGGTGAACTGGAGAGTCGATTGAACGGCTACCGTATCGACGTGTCTGGAGGAAGTGCGTACAACAGTGCAAG CATCATCAACTACCCAGAGAATAACGCCGTCAACCAGAAGTGGTACTTCAGGGATGACGGTTCCATTGAGAGCGGGCTGGGTAAACAGTGGGTCCTGGACGTGCAGGGGGCGGACACCAACGCCGGGACAAAGATCATCCTGTACGAGCGTAAGGACGGGGGACCCAGTATCAACCAGCAATTTGATGTGGTGCCTTACGTGCCCGCG GACGGGTTCTTCTACATCCGGAGCGCCCTGAACGACTGCTACCTGCAGATCAAGGACGGCAGCGACCTGACGTCCGCTCCCATCTGTATCGGGAACAGGGCTGACGGGGACCGCAAGTTCCAGCGCTGGAAGTACAACAAGGAG ACCAGCGCCATCTGCAGCGAGCTGAATGACTACGCCATAGACGTGAGGCAGGCCAATGCGGCCAACTCTGCCGA AATCATCTCTTACCCTTGCCACGGGGGCAATAACCAAGGCTGGACCTTCGAGAAGAACGGCTCCATCGTGAGCGGGATGGGCTCGACCTGGGTCCTGGACGACGCTGCAGGGGGTGGGGCGGGCACTAACGTCATCCTCTACACCTGGCATGGCGGGAAGAACCAGCAGTGGTACATCTCCACCGAATAA